In Thermogemmata fonticola, the DNA window ACGGGATGCCGGCGGTTTTCCTGGAGCGCGACCCGGCGGATGTGCAGGCGACGGAACGACTTCAACGTATCCCATCGAAGAGGCTGGTGCGGCTTGGGGAACGTTCACCAGAGTCTGACATTTCGGGCACTTGACACGCTTTCCCGCTGCGATATCCGGTGCATTCAAACGCGAACTACATTGCGGACAGACTACCGCTATAGCCATGGCAATGACTCCAGGATGAGGAAGGGCGACAGTAGTATAAGCGAAGCGGAGGTGAAACGGAAGTGGCTGTTACAAAACGGGGAACAGCCGCCGTATCACGTGGCCATGATGTTGTAGCCACAGTCCACGTACAGGATTTGCCCCGTGATGGCACTGGCCAAGGGGCTGCACAGGAAGAGCACGCCATCGGCGACTTCCTCCGGTTTGATAGGCCGGCGCAAGGGGGAGTGTTCAGCGGCATGCTGGATCAGTTTGTCGAAATCCTTATTGATCGCGCGCGCTGCACGGCTGCCGTAAGGTCCCGCTGAGATCAAATTGACCCGAATGTTGCGATCGCCTACGAACCAAGCCAACTGCTTAGCGTCGATCTGAAGGGCTGCCTTGCATGTCGCCATGCCGCCCCCATAATGGGGCACCACTCGTTCCGCCGCAACATACGTCAATCCCACGACACTACCCCCGGATGGTCGATGGCTCATGTAGGGGACTGCGGCCCGCACCAGACTCGTGAGCGAGTAAGCAGAAATCCCCATCGCTTCGTGATAAGCCTTTCGGCTGGTTTCAATCAGTGGTTTCGTGACCTCGCGACTGAATGCGATCGAGTGAATGAGGATGTCGATTCCTCCGAATTCCTTGCCGATAGCATCCACGGTCCCTTGAATCGAATATTCGGCAAATCGGGCATAACGCCGGTCGTTTTTGACTTCCGGAGGAACATCGTCCATGGTGTCGTAGCTAACATCACAGGGATAAATCCGTGCAGGTTGGAATTCCTGGCCATTGGAAAGTCTGCGGGATTCCACGTCGTCAGCATGCTGGCTGCGGAGTAACCCCTCGACAATATTGACCACCCGCGGATGGCACGCCAGAACGATCGTCGCCCCGGCTTCTTGCAAACGCTTGGCAATGTACCAGGCAAAACTGTGGTTATCTCCCACACCAGTCACCAGAGCGACTTTGC includes these proteins:
- a CDS encoding SDR family oxidoreductase → MVPIDLSGKVALVTGVGDNHSFAWYIAKRLQEAGATIVLACHPRVVNIVEGLLRSQHADDVESRRLSNGQEFQPARIYPCDVSYDTMDDVPPEVKNDRRYARFAEYSIQGTVDAIGKEFGGIDILIHSIAFSREVTKPLIETSRKAYHEAMGISAYSLTSLVRAAVPYMSHRPSGGSVVGLTYVAAERVVPHYGGGMATCKAALQIDAKQLAWFVGDRNIRVNLISAGPYGSRAARAINKDFDKLIQHAAEHSPLRRPIKPEEVADGVLFLCSPLASAITGQILYVDCGYNIMAT